Sequence from the Scyliorhinus torazame isolate Kashiwa2021f chromosome 3, sScyTor2.1, whole genome shotgun sequence genome:
CTAGGTCAGGGCAGAGCGGCTCGGGGGGCCTGGGCCAGGGGGGAGCGGATGATGctattgggggtgggggcggggatgtaGTGTGACCGTATTTGGAAGTTGGATATCGCTTTGGGGCTAATCGTTTGTGTGTTTAACTGGAGAGAATGGTGTCAACATTAACTTTATAAGCTCCAGACAGTACCTACACTCTTACTCCCCAGGTGCATTCGACACGGACCTTTTGGTGGTTGGGGTTTGGTTACAAAACTGCAGATGTCAATCGCTTTTAATGAGCGAGTTTTCTAGTGTCAAATTTAAATGAGGGGTCAGAAATTGCAAGTGAGGATCGCCGATTATATATTTTGTCGTTTCTAAATCTGTGAGCCAGGTgacgtgtgtatgtttgtgtgtcaaCTTGGTTCGTCCTCGCCTTTGAGTCAGTGATGGGTTTGAACACAGTACTTTCTGTGCACACAGTATAATGAGGCGAGAAGCTCGCAAAGCATTCCAGTTTGTTTTGTCTCTTCGCTCTTTGGATGACTCAATGGGTCCCAGCATTTGGCCTGAATTGCATCTTATTGGCTTTTATATATTCCTACACACGGTTTAATTTGAACTAGTATTGCAAATAAACTTTTTATTCACCTGATTATTTTACATTACCTTTTAGGCTTTTCTCTGATTTGCCTCCTTACAAAGCTTAGCAGTTTCAGATATTTTCTCACATCCCTCTTCTGACAGGAGGGTAGCCTTAAGATCCTTGGCTCCCTTATTTTCATGGACATTTTTCATTTGTACCTAATGGACAAAACTGAATGAATATAGTCCCTGAGATGCAGTCTAATCAGATAACTGCCAAACTTGCTCAAAGTACAAAGCCTACAGACTTGTATTTCATCAATAGAATTCATGTTTCAAATTGATGACCGTTTGTAACAGTTCTGGTGAAAGATCATTAACCTGATATATTGACTCTGTTTCTCCACTCTACCTCacctgaacatttccagcattttctgtttttatttccaaatctAAAATATTTTGGATTTTGTTAATTTGCTAGTATAACGCAGCATTTGTTTGCTTTGTTAGTTGAGGTTTTGCAGTGACAACATAATTATTCAGTTTTCCATCTTCTATACAATTCACCAACATTCATTGAATGTTCAAGTGTGGTGTCTGCTTtttctccttctgaactgtaactcTAAGTACTGATTTATAATTTAGTATAGCTCTGTTTGCTTGCAAATTTTACCAAAATATTTTAGTAGGTCTTTGGCATCAGTATTGTTATTATCCAAACAGAAACACTCCTTTGGTTTGGTTGGTGCAGTATGAAgagtgctgcattgctggaggCATTATTCCGTGGaaggtgggcagcactgtagcatagcaaagacccacagttgcttcacagttccagggtcccaggttcaattcccggctgggtcactgtctgtgtggagtctgcacgttctccccgtgtctgcgtgggtttccccctggtgccccggtttccttccacagtccaaagatgtgtgggttacatcgaacaatacaacacagaacaggcccttcagccctctatgttgtgccgagcattgtccgaaaccaagatcaagctatcccactcccagtcatTCTggggtgctccatgtgcctatccaataaccaataataatcacttattgtcacaagtaggcttcaatgaagttactatgaaaagcccctagtcaccacctgttcggagaggctggtacgggaattgaacccgcgctgctagtcttgttctgcattacaagccagctgtttagcccactgctaaacctctctgttaggtgggttggctaaattgcccttagtgtccaaaaaatgttaagtgtgggttacggggataggatagatgcatgagcttcagtagggtgctctttgaaagggctggtgcagactcgatgggccgaatggcctccttctgcactgtaaattcaatgattctacaaAATCAGAATCCTGCCTATTTTAACGGTTTGGGTGTATGCTGATCACTTGGCACATGAGGAGTAGTCATCTCTGGTGCCTAAGCAACATTTCCTTCAGCCAATCTTGCCTGAAATTAAgttgactgatttttaaaaaaaaaaaaagtattttaattaaagttttgcagaatttttcatcataaaacagtagtaacaataaaaacaaaacaaactagagtgaacattaacatagtgcagaaagagaatatacaataacagttaaatagacattacccccacgcgactcagtcttcccacaccatcccaatgaagcactcatcccccgccccccccccctatagattgctgctgctgccattttaattttccccgtgaaagtcgacgaacggctgccacctccgagagaacccgagCGTAGAccatcttaaggcaaactttattttctcgaggctgagaaacccagccatgttgttaacccaagtctctacactcggggacttccaagtccctccacattaataaaatccgtctccgggctactagggaggcaaaggccaagacgccccctgaactcctgggtcttctgacactccaaagatagcTATCTCTGGACTCGACACCAcctgtgtgttaagcaccttggacattgccctcgcgaacccttgccagaactctctaagctccgggcatgcccaaaacatgtggacatggtttgcagggctgcccttgcacctcatacaactgtcttctaccccaaaaaacttgctcattctcgctgccgtcatgtgtgcccggtggaccaccttcaaTTGAATTtgactgagcctggcacaggaggaggaattaaccctgcccaggacctctgctcaCAGAtctgcttccaactcctcacctagctcctccaccggggtttccaccgcctcctgtagttcctggtagatatccaacaccttcccatcCCCCACCCAGGTTCCGGAGacctccctgtcctgtatcctcagtggcggcagcgtcggaaaggccactacctgttttttcaggaaggctcgtacttgcagatatttaaaggcgtttcctggtggcagattaaatttgtcctctagcgccttcaaactgggaaagcttccgtctatgaacagttcttccatccttctgatgcctgccctctgccagttctggaacccaccatccatcctacctgggacaaacctgtggttgttacataacccacttcctaatcatagctatattggccacccagtaatagttgcaaaagttcggcagctccaaaccccctgccccccccccccccgactgcgctccaacagcgatctccttactcgtggggtcttattcgcccacataaaGCCTGAACTGaccctactcacccgcttaaaagaggccttagggatgaagatggggaggcactgaaagacgaacaaaaatctggggaggacagtcattttcactgtctgcaccctccttgccagtgacagcgggagcatgtcccaccttttaaagtccccttccatttgctctgccaaccgggtcaggttgaggcTGTGCAGagtatcccatttcctggccacctgtatgccCAGGTAatgaaaacttttctctaccatcctgagcggcagctctttcagtctctcctcctgccccttggcctggaacacaaacaactcgctctttcccatgttcagtttgtaccctgaaaaactaccaaaatcctcaggatccgcagaacctcccctgTCCCCTCCACAGGGtcagaaatgtacaggagcaaatcatccgcccATAACGACACccgatatgcccccccccccccggaaccagtccccgccagttcctcgaggctctcggCACCATAGTtgcggttctatagctagggcaaatagtaacgggtaGAGGGGGCACTGACTCGTTCCCCGGTAAAGCTCGAAGTACCCCCACCTCAGccagtttgtacatacacttgctacaggcgcctggtacagcagtacacttgctacaggcgcatggtacagcaatttcacccagccaataaaaccctcaccaaacccgaacctccccagcgtttcccacaggtactcccgctccacctggtcaaaagctttctctgggTCAAGTTGACTGATTATTCATCCTTTATGACTAATGGCATTGTCATGCACAGAATGACCATTGCACTTGTTAACAAAATGGCCACTGCACTTCAGAAAATAGTGGAAGATGTTATATGGATGTAAGGGTTATATTGGATAGAAAGGGAAGGTTGGAATTAAGGCTTTAGTTgagaaaaatatatctatctccctcttgaaatcatttaatgactcagacttcactgcactatggggcagagttccacaaattcaccactctcggaGAGAAGTagttcctcatctccgttttaaatctacctcctctcaacctatatctgtgacctcttgttctatattgcccacaaaggggaacatttgggctacatttactttatcaatcccttttaataatttatatacctcaatcagatcccctctcatccttctaaactccagcgagaccCGGTAGAAGTCTAAAAAATTATCACGGGCATAGacaggtggatagtcagaggctttttcaaaGGAtgaaagtgtcaattacaaggaggaacaggttcaatgtgagaggggaaaatttaagggagatgtgcggggagagagtggtaggtgcctggaaagccctgccagaggatgtggtggaagcagacacgttagcaacatttaagaggcatctggatgggtacatgattaGGGAGGAAATGAAGGGGTACaggccgagtaagggcagaagatttTTCTTTTAGATATAgcttcatgatcggcacaggctgtgagggccgaagtgcctgttcctgtgctgtacttttctttgtgcttTGAGTATAAGCCTAAACTGTTTAATATCTCCTTATacatcatccccggaatcaatctggtgaccctccctctgaactgcttccaatgccaccacatccttcatcaaataaggagaccaaaaactgGACatgatattccagatgtggtctcaccaacatcctatacaattgcaacaatacgtcTCTACTTTTGCACTAAATGcttacattccatttgcctttcttattacattttatACCTGCATATTCTGCAATTCATCAAAAAGACACCCAGATTCCACTGCCCAGACGCAGttagaatctgctttccatttagataatttgcctgactactttatcggccaaaatggataacctcacaattatccacattaaacttcatttgccaaattttggcccaatcacctagcctatctatatctgtctataaaatctgtatctcctcttcactgcctactttcccacctattttagtttcATTGGCAAAATTTGCTATGTTACACAGTTTGCAGGTAGTTGAGGTCGGAGGATTGAACCCtgcagcaccccactagttacagtccgccagccagagaaggacccatttaacctgactctctgctttctgtcagtcaattcgcaatccaatctagtattctacccccaaccccctgcgatctcagcttctggatcaatcttttatgcggcaccttgtcaaatgccttctggaagtctcgaTATACCACACCCACAGGTCCCCCATTAtctaccttgctggttacatcctcaaagaactcaaacaagtttgtccagcacgacttacccttcataaaaccatgctgacaatggtggattgagctttgtctttccaaatgttcagtcatatcctcctttaatgattgattccagcaacgtcCCCACCACAGAGGCcaagctaaccagtctatagtttcctactttttgcccctctcccttttgaataagggagttacagtagcgtgtttccaatccaccgggacctttccggaatcttgaaatatcataaccaaaccacctcctttaatactctagggtgcaggccatcaggtcccggagacttatttgcctttagtcccattagtttattcaatacctgtTCCTAGGGATGGTTATTGcactaagttcctctgcattaactgcagttcttggaaattttttattctcctctactgtgcagacagaggcaaaatattggttcagtgcctccgccatctctgtgttccccattattacctcaccagtatcttcCTCTAAcgagccaacatttactttagctgttCTCTTCTTCTTTATAAACTTAGAAGCTCTTGGTATCGGTGTTTATTTATCTTGCTTGATGAAAGTGTGTGAATAGATATTAAGTGACCCTTTCCTGAAATACTGTTTTCATATGTTACTCATCTCTCAACTGTTGTTTATTGCAGGTTATTATGCAGGAATGTGTGTTGCATCTTCTGGTGAAAAGCAGTTCTACTTTCTAGTAAGCGAGGGTTGGTTGATTTACTTGGTGACTGCTGTGCTGATCCCTGCTGCTGCTAGTCTTGTGGTGTTGTACTGGTCCTTTAATAAGTGGGGCAACCATCCAATATCCAGAAGCCTGGCGCACTATGCCCTTCCACAGTCTGGTTGGAGAGCTGTAGCATCTTCAGTTAATACTGAGTTCCGAAGGATTGATAAATTTGCTTCTGGAGTGCCAGGAGCCCGCGTTATTGTCACTGATACCTGGGTGATGAAGGTGACTACATATAATGTTCACATAGCACAGCAACAGGACATTCATCTCACATTGACTGAATCAAGGCAGCATGAACTGTGTCCTGATCTGAATACTCCTGTACAAGTCCTCACAATCCGAGTGTGCAGCATCAATCCGAATGTGAAGCCATTCGACATTAGGTGGGTAATGGAGTCCAATGTACAGCTGGATTAGCTATCTGAGTTATCCTGATTAATACTTGAAACCTTATCTGCTTGTCGTAAGGGCCTCTTTCCCGATTCTCTCCCCCCTAACACCAGCATTATGTCTT
This genomic interval carries:
- the tmem129 gene encoding E3 ubiquitin-protein ligase TM129 isoform X3; translated protein: MDSPEAAFSLFYVVLSFCFVFTPTEFRSAGVTVQDLLSDQLGSEDLGFVHYHIRRTAATVTVHSLLPLGYYAGMCVASSGEKQFYFLVSEGWLIYLVTAVLIPAAASLVVLYWSFNKWGNHPISRSLAHYALPQSGWRAVASSVNTEFRRIDKFASGVPGARVIVTDTWVMKVTTYNVHIAQQQDIHLTLTESRQHELCPDLNTPVQVLTIRVCSINPNVKPFDIRLNSTEYGELREKLHTTVRNAHNVVIHQTLSDMFLDTFKIQVELNQRYNLPGNQRYTEDCKQHLWNNICVSGGNKIWRK